In a single window of the Biomphalaria glabrata chromosome 13, xgBioGlab47.1, whole genome shotgun sequence genome:
- the LOC129922516 gene encoding angiopoietin-2-like, with protein MAFFLRLALWVSLIFMSSSELVIDVQPSVISPEITPQLVINCSITNNKVQHIKVIKSLTLSRYNETIREFEDLFTLNSSTLNLKKLHQLKFSQISFGNLYITLILQNPTQFDALVYRCNVTGDNADGTNISLFDKMAVEYENNSTALIEEIRRYKKNESFQCSLKKHEPSEVNQKSRFQFYGSSDIIQELIEPLTLKCSYKTLSQGHKETSTIQSLFILHETNGVIAYINKHQPVVTTIQGDNLKNVEGEIFDNESKDSYLQVTWHYLKHSESGNYFCETHVSHSDGRFDKMNEMLTITVQSPTLDDLVKVIQKVQRQAEVDKESVRENQRKLKTIKEDLDTKQQDIISLKEDMNTTKQYVKNNNKDLDAKQQDIISLKEDMNNTKQDIMSIKEDLDAKHQNSESIRENIDINKHNMTIFQENLTMTVANFSAALKEVEIQIHEVNRLLLYNFVPPTSCRSVTSTKARVFVTLASGLKVMCDTKTDGGGWIIFQRRINGKVDFYRDWKEYRDGFGDYNIGEFYLGNENIFNLTSTGQYDLRIDLKYINKLYFAQYENFKVLSETEKYQLQIGKYSGNAPDGLLDHKNMYFSTFDRDNDKLGINCAQLYSGAWWYNDCRPNTLNGKWGSKSAGNGLHWYGLTGSDSVTFSEMKLRERK; from the exons ATGGCCTTCTTTCTACGACTGGCACTTTGGGTGTCCCTAATTTTCATGTCATCTTCAG AACTTGTCATTGATGTCCAACCAAGCGTTATTTCACCAGAAATAACACCACAACTTGTGATCAACTGTTCTATAACCAACAACAAAGTTCAACATATTAAAGTTATCAAATCTCTAACTCTTTCTCGTTATAATGAAACTATCAGAGAATTTGAAGATCTATTTACATTAAACTCTTCGACACTTAATCTCAAAAAACTTCATCAATTAAAATTTTCACAAATCAGTTTTGGAAACCTATATATAACTTTAATTCTACAAAATCCAACTCAGTTTGATGCATTAGTATATAGATGTAATGTCACTGGAGACAATGCAGATGGGACgaatatttctttgtttgataAGATGGCAGTAGAATATGAGAATAACTCGACCGCTTTAATTGAAGAGATACGTCGTTATAAGAAAAATGAGAGCTTTCAATGTTCTTTAAAGAAACATGAGCCCTCTGAGGTCAATCAaa AATCAAGATTTCAATTTTACGGAAGTTCTGACATTATTCAAGAACTAATTGAGCCTTTGACATTAAAGTGTTCATATAAG ACTTTAAGCCAAGGTCATAAGGAAACTTCTACTATTCAATCTCTGTTTATACTTCATG aGACTAATGGTGTCAttgcatatataaataaacatcaACCCGTTGTTACAACCATTCAaggagataatttaaaaaatgttgaaggTGAAATCTTTGACAACGAATCAAAAGATTCCTATCTTCAAGTCACATGGCACTATTTGAAACATTCAGAATCTGGAAACTATTTTTGTGAAACTCATGTCAGTCATTCAGATGGAAGATTTGATAAGATGAATGAAATGTTAACAATTACAGTACAAAGTCCAACACTTGATGATTTGGTGAAAGTAATACAGAAAGTACAAAGACAGGCTGAAGTAGACAAAGAAAGTGTACGAGAGAATCAACGCAAACTAAAGACAATTAAAGAAGATTTGGATACTAAGCAACAAGATATTATCAGTCTTAAAGAGGATATGAATACTACAAAACAATatgttaaaaacaataataaagatTTGGATGCTAAGCAACAAGATATTATCAGTCTTAAAGAGGACATGAATaatacaaaacaagatattatgAGCATTAAAGAAGATTTGGACGCTAAACACCAAAATAGTGAAAGCATTcgtgaaaatattgatataaataAACACAACATGACTATCTTCCAAGAGAATCTGACCATGACGGTAGCTAATTTCTCAGCAGCattaaaagaagtagaaatCCAGATTCATGAAG ttaatagACTACTTCTGTATAACTTTGTGCCACCTACATCTTGTCGTAGCGTTACCAGTACTAAAGCCCGTGTCTTTGTGACTTTAGCTTCCGGGTTAAAGGTCATGTGTGACACCAAGACAGACGGCGGTGGATGGATCATCTTTCAGAGAAGAATCAACGGGAAAGTAGATTTCTATAGAGACTGGAAGGAGTATCGTGACGGCTTTGGAGATTACAATATTGGTGAATTTTATCTgggaaatgaaaatatttttaatttaacttcTACTGGACAATATGATTTAAgaatagatttaaaatatatcAACAAGTTATACTTTGCGCAGTACGAAAACTTTAAAGTATTGAGTGAGACTGAGAAATATCAACTACAGATTGGAAAATATTCAGGAAATGCACCTGATGGCTTATTAGATCATAAAAACATGTACTTTAGTACTTTTGATAGAGATAACGACAAGTTAGGTATAAACTGTGCACAACTCTATTCAGGTGCTTGGTGGTACAATGATTGTCGTCCTAACACTCTTAACGGGAAATGGGGAAGTAAATCAGCAGGCAATGGATTACACTGGTATGGTCTAACTGGATCTGACAGTGTTACCTTTAGTGAGATGAaactgagagaaagaaagtaa
- the LOC106079565 gene encoding angiopoietin-1-like isoform X3 yields MTLLQHFVIFVSSILFSTSELIIDVQPNVISAEITAQLVINCSVTSNQVQHLDVIRSLTLSRYNETLKEFLDLLTLEAKTLNLSQLVQLHHAQISFGNLYISLTLHNPTQFDAKVYRCMAEGDKKNAANSSIVAKKEVEYRTNTTALIEEIRRLKVVEKNHQCTLEKIELTASYQKTKLHFVGSSKVIKEMIEPLTLTCSLQNLDHNSTVQFMYILHEPNDIIATINKDQPVVTTKQESNFNMANGKLSDTELQASFIEVSWSYIKSSESGKYFCGAHVMGPDGRSERLNEMLAIIVSNPTFDDLVKVIPKLLRQADIEKKNVLDNKNNIYHIKEDINTKQQNIKSIKYGLDINSQNIKSIKDGLDTNSQNINTIKDDLETSRRNIESITDDLNVNKQSIASHNEELNNFRQIEDSLKNDLRTNKQSLQSITEEVNTNKENINQLKEDLKSNKQKIQNITEDVSSNRQIIMNINNGLNTSQQSMSKLKTDLEKQLTNLSTTLTSIQKEIETVPSVSCREIISTHNHVIVKLISGLKVMCDTKTDGGGWIIFQRRINGKVDFYRDWKEYRDGFGDYNIGEFHLGNENIFKLTSTEEYDLRIDLEFNNKQYFAQYENFKVLSETEKYKLQIGNYSGNAGDSLSGHNNMFFSTFDRDNDNDSTVNCAERCSGAWWYRRCHESNLNGQWGRKSDHRGMDWNQLTRHTNSVSFSEMKIREREKNYFH; encoded by the exons ATGACTCTGCTTCaacattttgttatatttgtttcttctattttattttccacCTCAG aaCTTATCATTGATGTCCAACCAAACGTCATATCTGCGGAGATAACTGCACAACTTGTGATCAACTGTTCTGTAACCAGCAACCAAGTTCAACATCTGGATGTGATCAGATCTCTAACTCTTTCTCGTTATAATGAAACTTTGAAAGAGTTTTTGGATCTTCTAACTTTAGAAGCTAAAACTTTAAATCTCtcacagctagtccaactacaTCATGCACAAATCAGTTTTGGAAATCTGTATATTAGTTTAACTTTACACAATCCAACTCAGTTTGATGCCAAAGTTTACAGATGTATGGCTgagggagataaaaaaaatgcagcCAACTCATCAATAGTGGCTAAGAAAGAGGTAGAATATAGAACAAATACGACTGCTTTAATAGAAGAGATACGACGTTTGAAGGTTGTCGAGAAAAACCATCAATGTACCTTAGAGAAAATAGAGCTGACAGCGTCCTATCAAA AAACCAAGCTCCATTTTGTGGGAAGTTCTAAAGTTATCAAAGAAATGATCGAACCTCTAACCTTAACATGTTCACTTCAG AATCTGGATCATAATTCCACAGTTCAATTTATGTATATTCTTCATG AGCCAAATGATATCATTGCTACCATCAATAAAGATCAACCAGTTGTCACAACCAAACAAGAGAGTAATTTTAACATGGCTAATGGGAAACTTTCTGATACCGAATTGCAAGCATCATTTATTGAAGTTTCTTGGAGCTATATAAAGAGCTCAGAGTctggaaaatatttttgtggAGCTCATGTCATGGGACCTGATGGAAGATCTGAACGGTTGAATGAGATGTTAGCAATTATTGTTTCAAATCCAACATTTGATGATTTGGTCAAAGTAATACCAAAACTTTTAAGACAGGCTGACATAGAGAAGAAAAATGTActagataataaaaataatatatatcacATAAAAGAAGATATCAATactaaacaacaaaatattaaaagcaTAAAATATGGATTGGACATTAACAGTCAAAATATTAAAAGCATAAAAGATGGATTGGACACTAACAGTCAAAATATTAACACCATTAAAGACGACCTAGAAACTAGCAGGCGAAACATTGAAAGCATTACAGATGATTTGAATGTTAACAAACAAAGCATTGCAAGCCATAATGAAGAATTGAATAATTTCAGACAAATAGAAGACAGTCTAAAAAATGACTTAAGAACCAACAAACAAAGTCTACAAAGCATTACAGAGGAAGTAAAtactaataaagaaaatataaatcagtTGAAAGAGGACTtgaaatcaaacaaacagaaaatacaaaacattacaGAAGACGTCAGTAGTAACAGACAAATTATAATGAACATAAATAACGGTTTGAACACCAGTCAACAAAGTATGAGCAAGTTAAAAACAGATCTAGAGAAACAATTAACAAATCTCTCAACTACTTTGACATCAATACAGAAAGAGATTGAGACAG TACCCTCAGTATCTTGTCGTGAAATCATCAGCACCCACAACCACGTAATTGTAAAGTTAATATCCGGGTTAAAGGTCATGTGTGACACCAAGACAGACGGCGGTGGATGGATCATCTTTCAGAGAAGAATCAACGGAAAAGTAGATTTCTATAGAGACTGGAAGGAGTATCGTGACGGCTTTGGAGATTACAACATTGGGGAATTTCATCTgggaaatgaaaatatttttaagctaACTTCAACTGAAGAATATGATTTAagaatagatttagaatttaacaacaaacaatattttgcGCAATACGaaaattttaaagtattaaGTGAGACTGAGAAATATAAACTACAGATAGGAAACTATTCAGGAAATGCTGGAGATAGTTTATCAGGTCATAACAACATGTTCTTTAGTACTTTTGATAGAGATAACGACAATGACAGTACCGTAAACTGTGCAGAACGTTGTTCAGGTGCCTGGTGGTATAGAAGGTGTCATGAATCTAATCTAAATGGTCAATGGGGACGTAAATCAGATCACAGGGGAATGGACTGGAATCAATTAACAAGACACACTAACAGTGTTTCTTTTAGTGAGatgaaaataagagaaagagagaaaaactaTTTTCATTAA